From the genome of Denticeps clupeoides chromosome 4, fDenClu1.1, whole genome shotgun sequence, one region includes:
- the sgip1b gene encoding SH3-containing GRB2-like protein 3-interacting protein 1 isoform X2 has protein sequence MMEGLKKRTRKAFGLRKKERDNSSTGSPDKDKSKRSNGAPNGFYGEIDWDRYNSPDVDDEGYSLRPGEKDGNAQKTKAYCSSSESEGEEDHQKKFKIKIKPLASDSANCTRPTMDQLKVSVGSLVLSPSPLRKSPCLIRRNLSSEEIARPRRSTPTSAPASDTPSSRISDNSNVFFGQPFEANFDAQTPEVFIVEPELWCQSRARPPSPLSRPCPTGAPPPLPPKNVPATPSGRSSSSVESSGYYSVVPSVRADSSTYGDVVLSEVLTGPSVPDLDNVFSPPDPPKPCEGPVQSGWASFGGTSPSRPPPPDEPAPPPPDSPPPPPDSPPPPPPDSPPDSPSGPPPEEPAPPLPSAFTLPSSPPGTPLKEISWAPTSPALPPPLPAERSPLTGTPPPLPDTPIFIFGPGVRGTLPPLPPPTYRSVVSSPGPGSGPSSPARPATPLSAGSPIPPLPPRPSSRPKLQHGKPNIADLSRPFSPPVQSWSPPPFAPLARAESSSSISSINSMSAASTPTLGRELSLSVSACSRGPSPLTMGPQDTLPVAAAFTETISAYFKGADPSKCMVKITGEMVLSFPAGITRHFSSHPSPPVLSFNITHYSQLEQVLPNPQLLCCDNTSGAVDTKEFWVNMPSLMSHLKRVADQRPQATYYNVDMLKYQVAAQGIQSTPLNLAVSWRGDATSTDLRIDYKYNTEAMPTPVALTNIQFMVPVDGGTAKLQAMLPAATWNAEQQKMLWKIPELSQKSENGGVGALLGRFSVMDGPTKPSQLAVQFTSEGATLSGCDFQLAGPGYRLSLVKKRFSAGRLLLCPLYVSKVKGQL, from the exons ATGATGGAAG GTCTGAAAAAACGTACCAGGAAGGCATTCGGCTTACGGAAGAAGGAGCGAGACAACAGCTCAAC GGGCTCGCCTGACAAGGACAAATCC aaacgGAGCAATGGCGCCCCAAACGGCTTTTATGGCGAGATCGACTGGGATCGATAC AACTCACCTGACGTGGACGATGAAGGATACAGTCTTCGGCCGGGGGAGAAAGATGGAA ATGCCCAGAAGACGAAGGCCTACTGCTCCTCCAGCGAGTctgagggagaggaggaccaCCAGAAGAAATTTAAAATCAAGATCAAGCCTCTGGCCTCCGACAGCGCCAACTGCACCAGGCCCACCATGGACCAGCTGAAGGTGTCGGTGGGAAGTCTGGTGCTCTCGCCCTCACCGCTG AGGAAAAGCCCG TGCCTGATCAGAAGAAACCTGTCCA GTGAGGAGATCGCAAGACCACGACGTTCCACCCCAACATCAGCGCCTGCGTCAGACACGCCCAG CTCTAGGATATCAGACAATTCCAACGTTTTCTTCGGTCAACCGTTCGAGGCCAACTTTGATGCACAGACCCCAGAAG tgttcaTCGTGGAACCAGAGCTGTGGTGTCAGTCGAGGGCCCGACCCCCTTCGCCTCTGAGCAGACCCTGTCCTACAGGAG ctccccctcctcttcctccaaaGAACGTTCCGGCCACGCCCTCTGGCCGGAGTTCTAGTTCCGTGGAATCATCAG GTTATTACAGCGTGGTGCCGAGCGTGAGGGCCGACAGCTCCACCTATGGGGACGTTGTCCTCTCTGAGGTCCTTACAGGACCGTCCGTGCCTGATCTGGACAACGTCTTCAGTCCCCCTGACCCTCCCAAGCCCTGTGAGGGTCCCGTCCAGTCGGGCTGGGCCAGTTTCGGCGGGACCTCGCCTAGCCGACCTCCGCCACCAGATGAACCCGCGCCTCCACCGCCCGAttcccctccccctccaccggactccccgcctcctccacccccaGACTCGCCACCTGACAGCCCATCGGGCCCTCCACCCGAAGAGCCCGCCCCTCCACTGCCCTCTGCCTTCACACTGCCAAGTTCTCCACCCGGTACCCCTCTGAAGGAGATATCGTGGGCGCCGACGTCACCCGCTCTTCCTCCGCCTCTCCCAGCCGAGCGTTCGCCTCTCACAGGGACCCCGCCTCCCCTGCCGGACACGCCCATTTTCATATTCGGCCCTGGGGTCCGAGGAACACTGCCGCCTCTCCCCCCTCCCACGTACAGGAGCGTGGTGTCTTCACCTGGACCAGGGAGCG GCCCCTCCTCTCCGGCTCGTCCCGCCACGCCGCTGTCCGCCGGCAGCCCCATCCCCCCTCTCCCCCCCCGACCTTCATCACGGCCCAAACTACAGCACGGAAAACCCAACATCGCAGACTTG TCTCGGCCCTTCAGTCCTCCGGTGCAGTCATGGAGCCCGCCTCCCTTCGCCCCATTGGCCCGTGCGGAAAGCTCCTCCTCCATTTCTTCCATTAATTCCATGAGCGCCGCCTCCACCCCCACGCTGGGCAGGGAGCTCTCGCTGTCGGTCTCTG CCTGCTCTCGAGGACCCAGTCCACTGACCATGGGGCCGCAGGACACTCTGCCCGTGGCGGCAGCCTTTACCGAGACCATCAGCGCGTACTTCAAAGGAGCCGACCCCAGCAA GTGCATGGTGAAGATCACGGGCGAAATGGTGCTGTCGTTCCCGGCGGGGATCACCAGACACTTCTCCTCTCATCCGTCCCCTCCCGTCCTGTCCTTCAACATCACACACTACTCACAGCTGGAGCAGGTTCTGCCCAACCCACAGCTGCTCTgctg CGACAACACGTCAGGCGCTGTTGACACCAAGGAATTCTGGGTAAACATGCCAAGCCTAATGAGCCACCTGAAGAGAGTGGCTGACCAGAGGCCTCAAGCCACCTACTACAATGTGGACATGCTGAAGTACCAG GTGGCAGCACAGGGCATCCAGTCCACACCCCTCAACCTGGCGGTGAGCTGGCGAGGCGACGCCACCAGCACCGACCTCAGGATCGACTACAAGTACAACACGGAGGCCATGCCGACCCCGGTGGCCCTCACCAACATCCAGTTCATGGTGCCAGTGGACGGCGGCACCGCCAAGCTGCAGGCCATGCTGCCGGCGGCCACCTG GAACGCAGAACAGCAGAAGATGCTGTGGAAGATTCCAGAACTCTCACAGAAATCCGAAAATGGCG GAGTGGGTGCTCTGCTGGGCCGATTCTCCGTGATGGACGGTCCCACCAAGCCTTCCCAGCTGGCAGTGCAGTTCACCAGCGAGGGCGCCACCCTCTCTGGCTGCGACTTCCAGCTCGCCGGGCCCGGCTACAGGCTGTCCCTCGTCAAAAAGCGCTTTTCTGCAGGTAGGCTGCTGCTCTGCCCGCTGTACGTGtcaaaggttaaaggtcagctCTGA
- the sgip1b gene encoding SH3-containing GRB2-like protein 3-interacting protein 1 isoform X1, with product MMEGLKKRTRKAFGLRKKERDNSSTGSPDKDKSKRSNGAPNGFYGEIDWDRYNSPDVDDEGYSLRPGEKDGNAQKTKAYCSSSESEGEEDHQKKFKIKIKPLASDSANCTRPTMDQLKVSVGSLVLSPSPLRKSPCLIRRNLSSEEIARPRRSTPTSAPASDTPSSRISDNSNVFFGQPFEANFDAQTPEVFIVEPELWCQSRARPPSPLSRPCPTGAPPPLPPKNVPATPSGRSSSSVESSGYYSVVPSVRADSSTYGDVVLSEVLTGPSVPDLDNVFSPPDPPKPCEGPVQSGWASFGGTSPSRPPPPDEPAPPPPDSPPPPPDSPPPPPPDSPPDSPSGPPPEEPAPPLPSAFTLPSSPPGTPLKEISWAPTSPALPPPLPAERSPLTGTPPPLPDTPIFIFGPGVRGTLPPLPPPTYRSVVSSPGPGSGPSSPARPATPLSAGSPIPPLPPRPSSRPKLQHGKPNIADLSRPFSPPVQSWSPPPFAPLARAESSSSISSINSMSAASTPTLGRELSLSVSGELPLRNMYMALLYTVYAVQPEQVTNSWPWCLRPAACSRGPSPLTMGPQDTLPVAAAFTETISAYFKGADPSKCMVKITGEMVLSFPAGITRHFSSHPSPPVLSFNITHYSQLEQVLPNPQLLCCDNTSGAVDTKEFWVNMPSLMSHLKRVADQRPQATYYNVDMLKYQVAAQGIQSTPLNLAVSWRGDATSTDLRIDYKYNTEAMPTPVALTNIQFMVPVDGGTAKLQAMLPAATWNAEQQKMLWKIPELSQKSENGGVGALLGRFSVMDGPTKPSQLAVQFTSEGATLSGCDFQLAGPGYRLSLVKKRFSAGKYLADN from the exons ATGATGGAAG GTCTGAAAAAACGTACCAGGAAGGCATTCGGCTTACGGAAGAAGGAGCGAGACAACAGCTCAAC GGGCTCGCCTGACAAGGACAAATCC aaacgGAGCAATGGCGCCCCAAACGGCTTTTATGGCGAGATCGACTGGGATCGATAC AACTCACCTGACGTGGACGATGAAGGATACAGTCTTCGGCCGGGGGAGAAAGATGGAA ATGCCCAGAAGACGAAGGCCTACTGCTCCTCCAGCGAGTctgagggagaggaggaccaCCAGAAGAAATTTAAAATCAAGATCAAGCCTCTGGCCTCCGACAGCGCCAACTGCACCAGGCCCACCATGGACCAGCTGAAGGTGTCGGTGGGAAGTCTGGTGCTCTCGCCCTCACCGCTG AGGAAAAGCCCG TGCCTGATCAGAAGAAACCTGTCCA GTGAGGAGATCGCAAGACCACGACGTTCCACCCCAACATCAGCGCCTGCGTCAGACACGCCCAG CTCTAGGATATCAGACAATTCCAACGTTTTCTTCGGTCAACCGTTCGAGGCCAACTTTGATGCACAGACCCCAGAAG tgttcaTCGTGGAACCAGAGCTGTGGTGTCAGTCGAGGGCCCGACCCCCTTCGCCTCTGAGCAGACCCTGTCCTACAGGAG ctccccctcctcttcctccaaaGAACGTTCCGGCCACGCCCTCTGGCCGGAGTTCTAGTTCCGTGGAATCATCAG GTTATTACAGCGTGGTGCCGAGCGTGAGGGCCGACAGCTCCACCTATGGGGACGTTGTCCTCTCTGAGGTCCTTACAGGACCGTCCGTGCCTGATCTGGACAACGTCTTCAGTCCCCCTGACCCTCCCAAGCCCTGTGAGGGTCCCGTCCAGTCGGGCTGGGCCAGTTTCGGCGGGACCTCGCCTAGCCGACCTCCGCCACCAGATGAACCCGCGCCTCCACCGCCCGAttcccctccccctccaccggactccccgcctcctccacccccaGACTCGCCACCTGACAGCCCATCGGGCCCTCCACCCGAAGAGCCCGCCCCTCCACTGCCCTCTGCCTTCACACTGCCAAGTTCTCCACCCGGTACCCCTCTGAAGGAGATATCGTGGGCGCCGACGTCACCCGCTCTTCCTCCGCCTCTCCCAGCCGAGCGTTCGCCTCTCACAGGGACCCCGCCTCCCCTGCCGGACACGCCCATTTTCATATTCGGCCCTGGGGTCCGAGGAACACTGCCGCCTCTCCCCCCTCCCACGTACAGGAGCGTGGTGTCTTCACCTGGACCAGGGAGCG GCCCCTCCTCTCCGGCTCGTCCCGCCACGCCGCTGTCCGCCGGCAGCCCCATCCCCCCTCTCCCCCCCCGACCTTCATCACGGCCCAAACTACAGCACGGAAAACCCAACATCGCAGACTTG TCTCGGCCCTTCAGTCCTCCGGTGCAGTCATGGAGCCCGCCTCCCTTCGCCCCATTGGCCCGTGCGGAAAGCTCCTCCTCCATTTCTTCCATTAATTCCATGAGCGCCGCCTCCACCCCCACGCTGGGCAGGGAGCTCTCGCTGTCGGTCTCTGGTGAGCTCCCATTACGGAATATGTATATGGCGCTATTATATACGGTGTACGCTGTACAACCCGAGCAGGTTACTAATTCCTGGCCGTGGTGTCTCCGCCCTGCAGCCTGCTCTCGAGGACCCAGTCCACTGACCATGGGGCCGCAGGACACTCTGCCCGTGGCGGCAGCCTTTACCGAGACCATCAGCGCGTACTTCAAAGGAGCCGACCCCAGCAA GTGCATGGTGAAGATCACGGGCGAAATGGTGCTGTCGTTCCCGGCGGGGATCACCAGACACTTCTCCTCTCATCCGTCCCCTCCCGTCCTGTCCTTCAACATCACACACTACTCACAGCTGGAGCAGGTTCTGCCCAACCCACAGCTGCTCTgctg CGACAACACGTCAGGCGCTGTTGACACCAAGGAATTCTGGGTAAACATGCCAAGCCTAATGAGCCACCTGAAGAGAGTGGCTGACCAGAGGCCTCAAGCCACCTACTACAATGTGGACATGCTGAAGTACCAG GTGGCAGCACAGGGCATCCAGTCCACACCCCTCAACCTGGCGGTGAGCTGGCGAGGCGACGCCACCAGCACCGACCTCAGGATCGACTACAAGTACAACACGGAGGCCATGCCGACCCCGGTGGCCCTCACCAACATCCAGTTCATGGTGCCAGTGGACGGCGGCACCGCCAAGCTGCAGGCCATGCTGCCGGCGGCCACCTG GAACGCAGAACAGCAGAAGATGCTGTGGAAGATTCCAGAACTCTCACAGAAATCCGAAAATGGCG GAGTGGGTGCTCTGCTGGGCCGATTCTCCGTGATGGACGGTCCCACCAAGCCTTCCCAGCTGGCAGTGCAGTTCACCAGCGAGGGCGCCACCCTCTCTGGCTGCGACTTCCAGCTCGCCGGGCCCGGCTACAGGCTGTCCCTCGTCAAAAAGCGCTTTTCTGCAG GGAAATACTTGGCTGATAATTAG
- the sgip1b gene encoding SH3-containing GRB2-like protein 3-interacting protein 1 isoform X3 — protein sequence MMEGLKKRTRKAFGLRKKERDNSSTGSPDKDKSKRSNGAPNGFYGEIDWDRYNSPDVDDEGYSLRPGEKDGNAQKTKAYCSSSESEGEEDHQKKFKIKIKPLASDSANCTRPTMDQLKVSVGSLVLSPSPLRKSPCLIRRNLSSEEIARPRRSTPTSAPASDTPSSRISDNSNVFFGQPFEANFDAQTPEVFIVEPELWCQSRARPPSPLSRPCPTGAPPPLPPKNVPATPSGRSSSSVESSGYYSVVPSVRADSSTYGDVVLSEVLTGPSVPDLDNVFSPPDPPKPCEGPVQSGWASFGGTSPSRPPPPDEPAPPPPDSPPPPPDSPPPPPPDSPPDSPSGPPPEEPAPPLPSAFTLPSSPPGTPLKEISWAPTSPALPPPLPAERSPLTGTPPPLPDTPIFIFGPGVRGTLPPLPPPTYRSVVSSPGPGSGPSSPARPATPLSAGSPIPPLPPRPSSRPKLQHGKPNIADLSRPFSPPVQSWSPPPFAPLARAESSSSISSINSMSAASTPTLGRELSLSVSACSRGPSPLTMGPQDTLPVAAAFTETISAYFKGADPSKCMVKITGEMVLSFPAGITRHFSSHPSPPVLSFNITHYSQLEQVLPNPQLLCCDNTSGAVDTKEFWVNMPSLMSHLKRVADQRPQATYYNVDMLKYQVAAQGIQSTPLNLAVSWRGDATSTDLRIDYKYNTEAMPTPVALTNIQFMVPVDGGTAKLQAMLPAATWNAEQQKMLWKIPELSQKSENGGVGALLGRFSVMDGPTKPSQLAVQFTSEGATLSGCDFQLAGPGYRLSLVKKRFSAGKYLADN from the exons ATGATGGAAG GTCTGAAAAAACGTACCAGGAAGGCATTCGGCTTACGGAAGAAGGAGCGAGACAACAGCTCAAC GGGCTCGCCTGACAAGGACAAATCC aaacgGAGCAATGGCGCCCCAAACGGCTTTTATGGCGAGATCGACTGGGATCGATAC AACTCACCTGACGTGGACGATGAAGGATACAGTCTTCGGCCGGGGGAGAAAGATGGAA ATGCCCAGAAGACGAAGGCCTACTGCTCCTCCAGCGAGTctgagggagaggaggaccaCCAGAAGAAATTTAAAATCAAGATCAAGCCTCTGGCCTCCGACAGCGCCAACTGCACCAGGCCCACCATGGACCAGCTGAAGGTGTCGGTGGGAAGTCTGGTGCTCTCGCCCTCACCGCTG AGGAAAAGCCCG TGCCTGATCAGAAGAAACCTGTCCA GTGAGGAGATCGCAAGACCACGACGTTCCACCCCAACATCAGCGCCTGCGTCAGACACGCCCAG CTCTAGGATATCAGACAATTCCAACGTTTTCTTCGGTCAACCGTTCGAGGCCAACTTTGATGCACAGACCCCAGAAG tgttcaTCGTGGAACCAGAGCTGTGGTGTCAGTCGAGGGCCCGACCCCCTTCGCCTCTGAGCAGACCCTGTCCTACAGGAG ctccccctcctcttcctccaaaGAACGTTCCGGCCACGCCCTCTGGCCGGAGTTCTAGTTCCGTGGAATCATCAG GTTATTACAGCGTGGTGCCGAGCGTGAGGGCCGACAGCTCCACCTATGGGGACGTTGTCCTCTCTGAGGTCCTTACAGGACCGTCCGTGCCTGATCTGGACAACGTCTTCAGTCCCCCTGACCCTCCCAAGCCCTGTGAGGGTCCCGTCCAGTCGGGCTGGGCCAGTTTCGGCGGGACCTCGCCTAGCCGACCTCCGCCACCAGATGAACCCGCGCCTCCACCGCCCGAttcccctccccctccaccggactccccgcctcctccacccccaGACTCGCCACCTGACAGCCCATCGGGCCCTCCACCCGAAGAGCCCGCCCCTCCACTGCCCTCTGCCTTCACACTGCCAAGTTCTCCACCCGGTACCCCTCTGAAGGAGATATCGTGGGCGCCGACGTCACCCGCTCTTCCTCCGCCTCTCCCAGCCGAGCGTTCGCCTCTCACAGGGACCCCGCCTCCCCTGCCGGACACGCCCATTTTCATATTCGGCCCTGGGGTCCGAGGAACACTGCCGCCTCTCCCCCCTCCCACGTACAGGAGCGTGGTGTCTTCACCTGGACCAGGGAGCG GCCCCTCCTCTCCGGCTCGTCCCGCCACGCCGCTGTCCGCCGGCAGCCCCATCCCCCCTCTCCCCCCCCGACCTTCATCACGGCCCAAACTACAGCACGGAAAACCCAACATCGCAGACTTG TCTCGGCCCTTCAGTCCTCCGGTGCAGTCATGGAGCCCGCCTCCCTTCGCCCCATTGGCCCGTGCGGAAAGCTCCTCCTCCATTTCTTCCATTAATTCCATGAGCGCCGCCTCCACCCCCACGCTGGGCAGGGAGCTCTCGCTGTCGGTCTCTG CCTGCTCTCGAGGACCCAGTCCACTGACCATGGGGCCGCAGGACACTCTGCCCGTGGCGGCAGCCTTTACCGAGACCATCAGCGCGTACTTCAAAGGAGCCGACCCCAGCAA GTGCATGGTGAAGATCACGGGCGAAATGGTGCTGTCGTTCCCGGCGGGGATCACCAGACACTTCTCCTCTCATCCGTCCCCTCCCGTCCTGTCCTTCAACATCACACACTACTCACAGCTGGAGCAGGTTCTGCCCAACCCACAGCTGCTCTgctg CGACAACACGTCAGGCGCTGTTGACACCAAGGAATTCTGGGTAAACATGCCAAGCCTAATGAGCCACCTGAAGAGAGTGGCTGACCAGAGGCCTCAAGCCACCTACTACAATGTGGACATGCTGAAGTACCAG GTGGCAGCACAGGGCATCCAGTCCACACCCCTCAACCTGGCGGTGAGCTGGCGAGGCGACGCCACCAGCACCGACCTCAGGATCGACTACAAGTACAACACGGAGGCCATGCCGACCCCGGTGGCCCTCACCAACATCCAGTTCATGGTGCCAGTGGACGGCGGCACCGCCAAGCTGCAGGCCATGCTGCCGGCGGCCACCTG GAACGCAGAACAGCAGAAGATGCTGTGGAAGATTCCAGAACTCTCACAGAAATCCGAAAATGGCG GAGTGGGTGCTCTGCTGGGCCGATTCTCCGTGATGGACGGTCCCACCAAGCCTTCCCAGCTGGCAGTGCAGTTCACCAGCGAGGGCGCCACCCTCTCTGGCTGCGACTTCCAGCTCGCCGGGCCCGGCTACAGGCTGTCCCTCGTCAAAAAGCGCTTTTCTGCAG GGAAATACTTGGCTGATAATTAG
- the dynlt5 gene encoding dynein light chain Tctex-type 5 produces the protein MSDLAKEKAARLLRKRASLSSLGSHDVKAKDIAGKTKDSISTVSYMDEPGHHEDLSRPVVQMENTYELGPVKRFPVQTVNEILKDVLNSYLQEEKYEAELCRQMTKTISEVVKARVKELMIPRYKITVVISIGRLSDQDVCVASRFLWDMANDTFSSHTFKNRSLFAVGVVYAVYFE, from the exons ATGTCGGACCTGGCGAAGGAGAAAGCGGCTCGTCTGCTGAGGAAGAGGGCCAGTCTGTCTTCTCTCGGCAGTCATGACGTTAAGGCCAAGGACATCGCCGGGAAGACCAAGGA TTCCATCAGCACAGTATCCTACATGGACGAGCCCGGCCACCATGAAGACCTCTCTCGGCCCGTGGTTCAGATGGAGAACACCTATGAGCTTG GGCCTGTTAAGCGCTTCCCAGTCCAGACAGTCAATGAGATCCTGAAGGACGTGCTGAACAGCTACCTGCAGGAGGAGAAATATGAGGCGGAGCTCTGTCGACAGATGACCAAAACCATTTCCGAG GTGGTGAAGGCCCGGGTGAAAGAACTGATGATCCCGCGCTACAAGATCACCGTCGTGATCAGCATCGGCCGCCTGAGTGACCAGGACGTGTGTGTGGCCAGCCGCTTCCTCTGGGACATGGCCAACGACACCTTCTCCTCGCACACCTTCAAGAACAGGTCGCTCTTCGCCGTCGGCGTGGTTTACGCCGTGTACTTCGAATGA
- the insl5b gene encoding insulin-like 5b, with translation MLLLAGGAEGASTGLRLCGREFLRAVVFTCGGSRWRRLLAEDVAAERTGQRRGGDAVMEPGGGTRLRRDQNQQALCCERGCSPKEIIRLC, from the exons ATGCTGCTGCTCGCCGGCGGGGCCGAGGGCGCCAGCACCGGCCTGCGGCTGTGCGGCCGCGAGTTCCTGCGCGCCGTGGTCTTCACCTGCGGCGGCTCGCGCTGGAGGAGGCTTCTGGCCGAGGACGTGGCAGCAG AACGCACGGGCCAGAGGCGGGGCGGGGACGCGGTGATGGAACCGGGCGGAGGGACGCGTCTGCGGAGGGACCAGAACCAGCAGGCCCTGTGCTGCGAGAGGGGCTGCAGCCCGAAGGAGATCATCAGGCTGTGCTGA